From the genome of Acropora palmata chromosome 4, jaAcrPala1.3, whole genome shotgun sequence, one region includes:
- the LOC141879593 gene encoding uncharacterized protein LOC141879593, with the protein MPKHARCAVGFCDNDKRYPDLAYVRSHVNNLTFHKWPVDPKLAEIWRKQVAKTRGDVFNPSPGASGTFVCSNHFPLGRRTPENPKTDYPSIFMTVSDYLQKNSPKKRKANRWQGPGSSKCLLAPKIEECNDDCEGTDEEMETDTDYSVSVPMQFEQLTRELEVKVCTGLPSPETFQFLFDYLSEKARSMQYWRGGKQTTKEAPQPPSPFQLATGFTKGRPGPERKLRLEQEFLLTLIKLRLALLTIDLGFGFHVSAPTVSSIFITWIKLMSKELSVLIVWPSRQQVKKTLPCCFRKLYPKVRCIIDCFECFTETPSGLDLAATLWSEYKHHYTFKVLVAITPNGAISYVSSCYGGRASDVFIVRNSGFLNMIEPYDEIMADRGFKIREDLMMHMATLCIPPSCASSMQMLPHDIRETSNIANVRIYVEQAIGRLEVFLLLKNELPISLLPLADDIVRVCCALCNLLPPLCI; encoded by the coding sequence atgCCAAAACACGCTCGTTGTGCAGTAGGATTTTGCGATAATGATAAAAGGTATCCTGATCTAGCTTATGTTAGATCCCATGTGAATAACTTAACGTTTCACAAGTGGCCCGTCGATCCAAAACTCGCCGAAATATGGCGAAAGCAAGTAGCGAAGACTCGAGGTGATGTATTCAACCCTTCTCCTGGTGCTAGTGGTACTTTCGTCTGTTCGAATCATTTTCCTCTGGGAAGAAGAACTCCTGAAAACCCTAAAACGGATTATCCGTCGATTTTCATGACTGTCTCCGATTACCTCCAAAAAAATTCGCCTAAGAAAAGGAAAGCGAACAGGTGGCAAGGACCTGGTTCTTCAAAATGCTTGCTCGCGCCCAAAATCGAAGAGTGTAATGATGATTGTGAGGGAACTGATGAAGAGATGGAAACCGATACGGACTACTCCGTTTCAGTTCCTATGCAGTTTGAACAGCTAACAAGAGAACTGGAAGTTAAGGTGTGCACAGGTTTGCCCTCACCTgaaacatttcagtttttattcgATTATCTGAGTGAAAAGGCACGGTCAATGCAATATTGGCGGGGTGGAAAGCAGACAACAAAAGAAGCACCTCAACCTCCCTCTCCTTTCCAGTTGGCAACTGGTTTTACCAAAGGAAGACCTGGGCCTGAAAGGAAGCTTAGGCTCGAGCAGGAGTTTTTGTTGACTCTAATAAAACTTAGACTAGCTCTTTTAACTATTGATTTGGGGTTCGGATTCCATGTGTCAGCACCCACTGTCAGTAGTATTTTTATCACTTGGATTAAGCTTATGTCAAAGGAACTGTCAGTCTTAATTGTGTGGCCTAGTCGACAACAGGTCAAGAAGACTCTTCCATGTTGTTTCAGAAAGTTATATCCCAAAGTAAGATGCATTATTGATTGCTTTGAATGCTTCACAGAAACTCCAAGTGGACTGGATTTGGCAGCCACTCTATGGAGTGAATATAAACATCActacacattcaaagtccttGTTGCAATCACTCCAAATGGAGCCATTTCTTATGTCTCATCGTGTTATGGAGGAAGAGCATctgatgttttcattgtgaGAAACAGTGGGTTTTTAAACATGATTGAACCCTACGATGAAATAATGGCTGACAGGGGGTTTAAGATCAGAGAAGACTTGATGATGCACATGGCAACACTATGCATCCCACCAAGTTGTGCATCATCTATGCAAATGTTACCACATGACATCAGAGAAACATCAAACATAGCAAATGTCAGGATCTATGTGGAGCAAGCCATTGGACGACTGGaagttttccttcttcttaaAAATGAACTCCCTATTTCCCTGCTTCCCCTAGCTGATGATATTGTTCGTGTTTGCTGTGCTCTGTGTAATTTGCTTCCACCACTCTGTATTTAa
- the LOC141880187 gene encoding dapdiamide synthesis protein DdaC-like — MKLRHLQQLRRTVSRIRAFISDTSRNTQLSLGGNIRSSSTQASIQSLSFQPLPREDLVPRVMSRLKGRPFMQGSQGEGCPEYLAEPKESLPHGVLVHNPNQASLEELTIKCMEYVEDNITSTPAILFRNLPAETAQDFSTIAKAIPWKGLEYKGAPNFRNKADKEAGTYTANDDPCHFSIAPHNELSYTNAYPSKIMFFCVQEPGDGCGGETPLLRNSELLSKLDPEVVRKFEEKQVRYVRYFPDKKNKEYLNWQHVYQTDDRRAVESQARAQGSNITWDPSGDLYVWQNRPACIYHPKTGIKTWFNQIVNGNASYYRMLPVLAEVPDNQLPTDTCYGDGSPIEPAVLQHVAACKWSCAVGFKWKKGDLLVLDNLAVMHGRVGFKGDRQILVYMTE, encoded by the exons ATGAAACTTCGTCATTTGCAGCAGCTTCGGAGAACAGTGTCAAGAATAAGAGCATTCATTTCCGATACTTCCAGAAACACTCAACTCAGTCTTGGAGGTAACATTCGCTCGTCTTCAACACAAGCAAGCATCCAAAGCCTTAGCTTTCAACCACTACCACGTGAAGATCTTGTGCCAAGAGTGATGTCGAGGCTCAAAGGCAGACCTTTTATGCAGGGTTCACAAGGCGAGGGCTGCCCAGAATACCTTGCAGAACCTAAAGAGTCACTGCCACATGGAGTGTTGGTTCATAACCCTAACCAGGCCTCACTGGAAGAACTCACCATAAAGTGCATGGAATATGTTGAGGATAACATTACAAGTACTCCTGCCATTTTATTCCGCAATCTGCCAGCTGAAACTGCTCAAGATTTTTCTACCATTGCTAAGGCGATTCCGTGGAAAGGTTTGGAATATAAAGGTGCCCCAAACTTTCGCAATAAAGCTGACAAGGAAGCCGGCACTTACACTGCTAATGATGATCCCTGTCACTTTTCAATAGCACCTCACAATGAATTATCATACACCAACGCTTATCCATCTAAG ATTATGTTTTTCTGTGTCCAAGAGCCCGGTGATGGCTGTGGTGGTGAGACCCCGTTGCTTAGAAACAGCGAGCTTCTCTCTAAGCTGGATCctgaagttgtgcgcaagtTTGAAGAGAAACAAGTGCGATACGTCAGATACTTTCcagacaagaaaaacaaggagTACTTAAACTGGCAACACGTCTATCAAACAGATGATAGGAGG GCTGTAGAATCGCAAGCCAGGGCACAAGGCAGCAATATTACATGGGATCCCTCGGGAGATTTATACGTCTGGCAAAACAGACCGGCTTGTATATATCACCCAAAAACAGGCATTAAGACGTGGTTTAACCAAATAGTCAACGGTAACGCTTCGTATTACCGGATGCTCCCTGTGCTGGCTGAAGTTCCGGACAACCAACTGCCCACCGATACATGTTATGGAGACGGAAGCCCGATTGAGCCCGCAGTACTGCAGCATGTGGCAGCCTGCAAATGGTCATGTGCAGTGGGATTTAAATGGAAGAAGGGCGATTTGCTAGTGCTTGACAACTTGGCTGTGATGCATGGGAGGGTTGGATTCAAAGGCGACAGACAGATATTGGTTTATATGACAGAGTAA
- the LOC141879237 gene encoding NAD(P) transhydrogenase, mitochondrial-like, which yields MFLRAGLSVVRRFHGQSLLGTKSVLGSYGRLTCSPKCSIFKDPHFYPRLLAGTVRFCANEAKEKSAPEAVTGVPYDQLTIGVPKEIHEGEKRVALSPEAAKKFIDQGFKVVVEAGAGAEAKFLDSDYAAVGAEIKTAKDAFASDIVLKVRPPEKHHASGTHEADLMKEGGKLISFLYPAQNKDLLDVLAKKKISAFAVDCIPRISRAQSFDALSSMANIAGYKAVIESANMFGRFFTGQITAAGKVAPAKVLVLGGGVAGLSAIATARNMGAIVRGFDVRAAVKEQVQSLGAEFLEVTGIEESGEGAGGYAKEMSKEFQKAQEALLAKQCKDVDIVISTALIPGKPAPLLITKEMVESMKPGSVIVDLAAEAGGNCQLTKPGELYNHNGVNIIGYTDLPSRLPTQSSTLYANNLTKYLLSMGEKGEFAIDLNDDVVRGSIVLQDGKMMWPPPAIEMPAPSPPKKTAIVKAAEQTPLAAAVSESGLTTAGLGSLLALGAVSPNPAFATMVTTFSLAGVIGYKVVWGVTPALHSPLMSVTNAISGITAAGGLVLMGGGMLPDSTHTSLAAIATLVSSINITGGFIITKRMLDMFKRPGDPPEYTFLYAIPAAAVIGGYAAGKIAGFPDIDQMAYLASSLCCVGALGGLSTQTSARQGNALGIIGVTAGMTATVGALAPSHDVLTQMGVMMGVGGTMGAIISSRIAVSDLPQLVAAFHSFVGLAAVLTAVAKYLADVDLFVDDPAGNVHKAAIFLGTFIGGVTFTGSLVAFGKLHGLLDSRALSLPGKNLLNIGMALANVGAMGWFMASDSAAVGIPMLGTTAALSSIMGVHMTASIGGADMPVVITVLNSYSGWALCAEGFMLNNDLLTIVGALVGFSGGILSYIMCKAMNRSLTNVLFGGYGTLSTGTGEREKITGSHTEINADGAVELMTSAQNVIITPGYGLAVAKAQYAIADMVKTLKDRGLNVRFGIHPVAGRMPGQLNVLLAEAGVPYDVVLEMDEINEDFPETDLALVIGANDTVNSAAQDDPNSVIAGMPVLEVWKAKQVIVMKRTLGTGYADVDNPVFYKENTSMLLGDAKTMCDTLLNKVKEHYGS from the exons ATGTTCTTAAGAGCAGGTCTCAGTGTGGTTAGACGATTCCATGGACAGTCTTTGCTAG GAACCAAGAGTGTGTTAGGAAGCTATGGGAGATTAACTTGTTCACCAAAGTGTTCCATCTTTAAG GATCCCCATTTTTATCCAAGGCTTTTGGCTGGAACTGTCAGGTTTTGTGCAAATGAGGCCAAAG AAAAATCTGCCCCAGAAGCAGTCACTGGTGTCCCTTATGATCAACTAACTATTGGAGTTCCAAAGGAAATTCATGAAGGAGAGAAAAGGGTGGCTTTGTCTCCTGAAGCAGCCAAAAAGTTTATTGATCAAGgatttaaagttgttgtaGAAGCAGGAGCAGGTGCAGAAGCAAAGTTTCTAGATTCTGATTATGCTGCTGTTGGAGCAGAAATCAAGACAGCCAAGGATGCATTTGCTTCTGATATTGttttaaag GTACGACCACCTGAGAAACACCATGCCTCGGGGACTCACGAAGCTGATCTTATGAAGGAGGGTGGCAAACTTATTAGCTTCTTGTACCCTGCTCAGAATAAAGACTTGCTTGATGTCTTagccaagaaaaaaatcagtgCTTTTGCTGTGGATTGTATCCCAAGAATCAGCCGTGCTCAGTCTTTTGATGCCTTGAGCTCAATGGCCAACATTGCGGGCTATAAAGCAGTCATAGAATCTGCTAACATGTTTGGAAGATTCTTTACTGGACAAATCACTGCAGCTGGAAAAGTAGCCCCTGCAAAGGTTCTTGTATTAG GTGGTGGAGTTGCTGGCCTATCAGCCATTGCTACTGCAAGGAACATGGGGGCTATTGTCCGTGGTTTTGACGTAAGGGCTGCCGTAAAGGAACAGGTGCAGTCTCTAGGAGCAGAATTTCTGGAAGTAACTGGCATTGAAGAATCTGGAGaag GTGCTGGTGGATATGCAAAGGAGATGTCCAAAGAGTTCCAAAAAGCTCAGGAGGCGTTACTGGCTAAACAGTGTAAAGACGTTGATATTGTCATCTCAACGGCACTCATCCCTGGAAAACCAGCTCCACTGCTGATAACTAAGGAAATGGTGGAATCAATGAAACCTGGATCAGTGATTGTTGATTTAGCAGCAGAAGCTGGTGGAAACTGCCAGCTGACCAAGCCAGGGGAACTTTACAATCACAATGGGGTTAAT ATTATTGGATACACTGATTTACCAAGTAGGCTCCCAACCCAATCAAGTACTCTTTATGCCAACAACTTGACAAAATACCTTCTGTCCATGGGTGAGAAGGGTGAATTTGCCATTGATCTCAATGATGATGTTGTCCGTGGCTCGATTGTACTTCAAGATGGCAAAATGATGTGGCCCCCTCCGGCGATTGAGATGCCCGCTCCCAGCCCTCCCAAGAAAACGGCGATTGTCAAAGCAGCGGAACAAACACCACTTGCTGCTGCAGTTTCGGAATCAGGATTGACAACAG CTGGCCTGGGCTCACTGCTGGCTCTTGGAGCGGTTTCACCCAATCCTGCCTTTGCTACCATGGTGACCACCTTCTCATTGGCTGGTGTCATCGGTTACAAGGTCGTGTGGGGAGTGACCCCTGCTCTCCACTCCCCCCTGATGAGCGTCACTAATGCCATATCTGGTATCACAGCAGCAGGGGGGCTGGTGTTAATGGGAGGAGGCATGTTACCCGATAGCACCCATACTTCCCTGGCAGCTATCGCTACGCTGGTGTCGTCAATTAATATCACTGGTGGATTTATCATCACAAAGAGGATGCTGGATATGTTCAAGAGGCCAG GCGACCCTCCAGAGTACACCTTTCTCTACGCCATACCCGCGGCGGCTGTAATTGGTGGCTATGCCGCTGGTAAGATCGCAGGCTTTCCCGACATCGATCAGATGGCGTACCTAGCCTCATCGCTATGCTGTGTTGGTGCTCTTGGTGGACTCTCAACCCAAACATCAGCCAGACAAGGGAATGCTCTCG GAATCATCGGCGTAACCGCTGGCATGACGGCGACCGTAGGAGCCCTTGCACCTTCTCATGATGTGTTGACGCAGATGGGAGTCATGATGGGTGTTGGCGGTACCATGGGTGCCATTATCTCCAGCCGCATCGCAGTCAGTGATCTTCCTCAGCTTGTTGCAGCCTTCCACAGTTTTGTGGGTCTCGCTGCTGTTCTCACGGCCGTTGCTAAGTACCTCGCTGACGTGGATCTCTTTGTTGATGACCCCGCTGGCAATGTCCATAAAGCAGCTATCTTCCTGGGCACTTTTATCGGTGGCGTGACCTTCACTGGGTCACTTGTGGCCTTTGGAAAGCTTCATGGCTTGCTGGATTCCCGCGCACTTAGTCTACCGGGAAAGAATCTGCTGAATATTGGCATGGCATTGGCCAATGTTGGTGCAATGGGTTGGTTTATGGCGAGTGATAGCGCTGCAGTAGGGATACCCATGTTGG GTACTACTGCGGCATTGTCATCCATAATGGGTGTCCACATGACAGCGTCCATAGGTGGTGCAGACATGCCAGTGGTAATTACTGTTCTAAATAGCTACAGTGGTTGGGCTCTCTGTGCCGAGGGATTCATGTTAAATAACGATTTGCTCACCATTGTCGGAGCGCTGGTCGGTTTTTCAGGAGGCATTTTGTCTTACATCATGTGTAAAGCCATGAACCGATCTCTGACTAACGTGCTCTTCGGTGGATACGGCACCTTGTCTACCG GCACGGGAGAACGGGAGAAGATAACAGGAAGTCACACAGAAATCAATGCGGACGGTGCTGTGGAATTGATGACCAGTGCTCAAAATGTTATTATCACCCCTGGTTATGGTCTAGCAGTAGCTAAAGCGCAGTACGCTATCGCTGACATGGTGAAGACACTAAAGGATAGAGGACTAAACGTACGCTTCGGGATCCATCCCGTAGCGGGACGTATGCCTGGACAACTCAACGTCTTGCTGG CCGAGGCTGGAGTACCGTATGATGTTGTCCTGGAAATGGACGAAATCAATGAAGACTTCCCGGAGACAGATCTTGCTCTGGTGATTGGTGCAAATGACACTGTGAATTCCGCCGCCCAGGACGATCCCAATTCTGTGATCGCGGGCATGCCTGTTCTGGAAGTGTGGAAAGCGAAACAG GTGATCGTAATGAAGCGTACGCTGGGCACAGGGTATGCAGATGTGGATAATCCCGTGTTCTACAAGGAAAATACGTCAATGTTGCTAGGTGACGCCAAAACCATGTGCGACACTTTGCTTAACAAAGTCAAGGAACACTATGGGAGTTAA